Proteins found in one Streptomyces sp. NBC_00461 genomic segment:
- the pepN gene encoding aminopeptidase N, protein MPGTNLTREEAQQRATLLTVDSYEIDLDLSGAQEGGTYRSVTTVRFDVAENGAASFIDLVAPTVHEVTLNGDALDPAEVFKDSRIALPELLEGRNIVRVVADCAYTNTGEGLHRFVDPVDEQAYLYTQFEVPDARRVFASFEQPDLKATFQFTVKAPTGWTVISNSPTPEPKDDTWAFEPTPRISSYITALIVGPYHSVHSVYEKDGQSVPLGIYCRPSLAEFLDSDAIFEVTRQGFEWFQEKFDYAYPFKKYDQLFVPEFNAGAMENAGAVTIRDQYVFRSKVTDASYELRAETILHELAHMWFGDLVTMEWWNDLWLNESFATYTSIACQAYHPQSRWPHSWTTFANSMKTWAYRQDQLPSTHPIMAEINDLDDVLVNFDGITYAKGASVLKQLVAYVGMDEFFAGVQAYFKRHAFGNTRLSDLLGALEETSGRDLGTWSQKWLQTAGINVLRPEIETDGEGGAGVITSFAIRQEAPALPAGAKGAPTLRPHRIAVGLYELDAETGKLVRDERVELDVDGELTAVPQLVGKRRPAVVLLNDDDLSYAKVRLDEESLAFVTEHLGDFESSLPRALCWASAWDMTRDAELATRDYLSLVLSGIGKESDIGVVQSLHRQVKLAIDLYADPATREALLNRWTDATLAHLRTSAPGSDHQLAWARAFAATARTPEQLDLLDSLLEGAQTIEGLAVDTELRWAFVQRLAAVGRYDETEIAGEYERDRTAAGERHAASARAARPTEEAKAEVWAQVVESDKLPNAVQEAVIGGFVQTDQRELLAPYAEKYFEVVKGVWDSRSHEIAQQIAVGLYPAVQVSQETLDRTDAWLASAEPGAALRRLVSESRSGVERALKAQAADALR, encoded by the coding sequence GTGCCTGGCACAAACCTGACTCGCGAAGAGGCGCAGCAGCGGGCGACGCTGCTCACCGTTGACTCGTACGAGATCGATCTCGACCTCTCCGGCGCGCAGGAGGGCGGCACCTACCGGTCCGTGACCACGGTGCGTTTCGACGTGGCCGAAAACGGTGCCGCGTCCTTCATCGACCTGGTGGCCCCCACCGTTCACGAGGTGACGCTCAACGGCGACGCGCTCGACCCCGCCGAGGTCTTCAAGGACTCGCGCATCGCCCTCCCGGAGCTGCTCGAGGGCCGCAACATCGTGCGGGTCGTCGCCGACTGCGCCTACACCAACACCGGTGAGGGCCTGCACCGCTTCGTCGACCCCGTCGACGAACAGGCCTATCTCTACACCCAGTTCGAGGTCCCGGACGCCCGCCGCGTCTTCGCGTCCTTCGAGCAGCCCGACCTGAAGGCGACCTTCCAGTTCACGGTGAAGGCACCCACCGGCTGGACCGTCATCTCCAACTCGCCGACGCCCGAGCCCAAGGACGACACCTGGGCCTTCGAGCCGACCCCGCGGATCTCGTCGTACATCACGGCGCTCATCGTCGGCCCGTACCACTCGGTCCACAGCGTGTACGAGAAGGACGGGCAGTCCGTCCCGCTCGGCATCTACTGCCGGCCCTCGCTCGCCGAGTTCCTCGACTCCGACGCGATCTTCGAGGTCACGCGGCAGGGCTTCGAGTGGTTCCAGGAGAAGTTCGACTACGCGTACCCGTTCAAGAAGTACGACCAGCTGTTCGTGCCGGAGTTCAACGCGGGCGCGATGGAGAACGCCGGCGCGGTGACCATCCGCGACCAGTACGTCTTCCGCTCCAAGGTCACCGACGCGTCGTACGAGCTGCGCGCCGAGACGATCCTGCACGAGCTGGCCCACATGTGGTTCGGCGACCTGGTCACCATGGAGTGGTGGAACGACCTGTGGCTGAACGAGTCGTTCGCCACCTACACCTCCATCGCCTGCCAGGCGTACCACCCCCAGTCCCGCTGGCCGCACTCCTGGACCACCTTCGCCAACTCCATGAAGACGTGGGCCTACCGCCAGGACCAGTTGCCCTCGACCCACCCGATCATGGCCGAGATCAACGACCTCGACGACGTGCTCGTCAACTTCGACGGCATCACCTACGCCAAGGGCGCGAGCGTCCTGAAGCAGCTCGTGGCGTACGTCGGCATGGACGAGTTCTTCGCGGGCGTGCAGGCGTACTTCAAGCGCCACGCCTTCGGCAACACGCGCCTGTCCGACCTGCTGGGCGCGCTGGAGGAGACCTCGGGCCGTGACCTGGGGACCTGGTCGCAGAAGTGGCTGCAGACCGCCGGTATCAACGTCCTGCGCCCGGAGATCGAGACAGACGGTGAAGGCGGGGCGGGCGTCATCACCTCCTTCGCGATCCGTCAGGAGGCCCCCGCCCTGCCCGCCGGCGCGAAGGGCGCGCCCACCCTGCGCCCGCACCGTATCGCCGTCGGCCTGTACGAACTCGACGCCGAGACGGGCAAGCTGGTGCGCGACGAGCGTGTCGAACTGGACGTGGACGGCGAGTTGACCGCGGTACCGCAGCTGGTCGGCAAGCGCCGTCCGGCCGTCGTGCTGCTCAACGACGACGACCTGTCGTACGCCAAGGTCCGCCTGGACGAGGAGTCCCTCGCGTTCGTCACCGAGCACCTCGGGGACTTCGAGTCGTCGCTCCCCCGCGCCCTGTGCTGGGCCTCGGCCTGGGACATGACGCGGGACGCGGAGCTGGCGACCCGTGACTACCTCTCCCTGGTCCTGTCGGGCATCGGCAAGGAGTCCGACATCGGTGTCGTGCAGTCGCTGCACCGCCAGGTGAAGCTGGCCATCGACCTGTACGCCGACCCGGCGACCCGCGAGGCCCTGCTGAACCGCTGGACCGACGCCACGCTCGCCCACCTGCGCACGTCCGCACCGGGCAGCGACCACCAGCTGGCCTGGGCGCGGGCGTTCGCGGCGACGGCCCGGACGCCGGAGCAGCTGGACCTGCTGGACTCCCTGCTCGAAGGTGCGCAGACGATCGAGGGCCTGGCCGTCGACACCGAGCTGCGCTGGGCGTTCGTGCAGCGGCTCGCGGCGGTCGGCCGCTACGACGAGACGGAGATCGCCGGCGAGTACGAGCGGGACAGGACGGCCGCCGGTGAGCGCCATGCCGCCAGCGCCCGTGCCGCCCGGCCGACGGAAGAGGCCAAGGCGGAGGTGTGGGCGCAGGTCGTCGAGTCCGACAAGCTGCCGAACGCCGTCCAGGAGGCCGTCATCGGCGGTTTCGTCCAGACCGACCAGCGTGAGCTGCTCGCCCCGTACGCCGAGAAGTACTTCGAGGTGGTCAAGGGCGTCTGGGACTCCCGCTCGCACGAGATCGCCCAGCAGATCGCGGTCGGCCTCTACCCGGCCGTCCAGGTCTCGCAGGAGACGCTGGACCGGACGGACGCCTGGCTGGCCTCCGCCGAGCCCGGCGCGGCCCTGCGCCGCCTGGTCTCCGAGTCCCGCTCGGGCGTGGAGCGCGCGCTGAAGGCACAGGCAGCGGACGCGCTCCGCTAA
- a CDS encoding SDR family NAD(P)-dependent oxidoreductase — translation MLLTDKTAIVYGAGGSIGGAVARAFAAEGARVHLVGRTRETLQAVADDIKDAEVAVVDALDEAAVEEHLARVGDVDISFNLVSRGDVQGAPLTEMPVDDFLRPVVNGTRAGFITARGAARRMAERGSGVILTLNSASAHGSPMMGGTGPADAAIDTLVRNLAVECGPRGVRAVGLWAAGVPETFTVEKLSAVNPAIDAAAVQGIIDQLAGMRMTRRNPTLADVAATAVFLASDHAAGITGTFVNVTGGMIAR, via the coding sequence ATGCTGCTCACCGACAAGACGGCGATCGTCTACGGCGCCGGCGGCTCGATCGGCGGGGCGGTCGCCCGCGCCTTCGCGGCCGAGGGCGCCCGCGTGCACCTCGTCGGACGCACCCGGGAAACGCTTCAGGCGGTGGCCGACGACATCAAGGACGCCGAGGTCGCCGTGGTGGACGCCCTCGACGAGGCGGCCGTGGAGGAGCATCTCGCCCGCGTCGGCGACGTCGACATCTCCTTCAACCTCGTCAGCCGCGGCGACGTGCAGGGCGCCCCGCTCACCGAGATGCCCGTGGACGACTTCCTGCGGCCCGTCGTCAACGGCACCCGCGCGGGCTTCATCACCGCCCGCGGCGCCGCCCGCCGGATGGCCGAACGCGGCTCGGGCGTGATCCTCACCCTCAACAGCGCTTCCGCGCACGGCAGTCCGATGATGGGCGGCACGGGGCCCGCCGACGCCGCCATCGACACGCTCGTCCGCAACCTCGCGGTGGAGTGCGGCCCGCGCGGGGTGCGGGCCGTCGGCCTGTGGGCGGCCGGAGTGCCCGAGACCTTCACCGTCGAGAAGCTCTCCGCGGTCAACCCGGCCATCGACGCGGCCGCCGTACAGGGCATCATCGACCAGCTCGCCGGGATGCGCATGACCCGCCGCAACCCCACCCTCGCCGACGTCGCCGCCACGGCCGTCTTCCTCGCCTCCGACCACGCGGCCGGCATCACCGGCACCTTCGTCAACGTGACGGGTGGAATGATCGCGCGCTGA
- a CDS encoding sigma-70 family RNA polymerase sigma factor: MVAQVCASCGKPLPARAGRTGRSSVYCSAACRQKAYRRRHEFDGSGAAGATGAAGVDGLIEDIARQVKELAPQPPSVLYSGATELSSSVARLRRVARLARDTANVSRETPKVSRDTVTESVTPAPVTERSRPVSLLTEADFAALTESHRHEIQVHCYRMTGSYDDAEDLVQETFLRAWRARDGFEGRAGARTWLYRIATNACLDFQRRTARRPQRYEPIPGMNHGTGDPPARVTWLQPYPDDELPTAEEDRPDAAAVSRETLELVFLAAIQHLPPRQRAVLILRDVLGLTAAETAEALDLTVASANSALQRARPTLRDHLPRRRADWTATEPTEAQRAVLQRYMAAAERLDLAAMTELLSKDVTLTMPPNPFWFTGRDALVDFLLPTLDPASPMFFGHWRHLPARANGQLAAGGYVRRPGTNVYRAQVLDVLRFDGDDRVVEVMSFEPHLFPAFGLPLRL, from the coding sequence GTGGTCGCCCAGGTCTGTGCCAGTTGTGGCAAACCGCTTCCCGCCCGGGCCGGCCGCACGGGCCGCAGCTCGGTGTACTGCTCGGCCGCGTGCCGGCAGAAGGCGTACCGCAGGCGACACGAGTTCGATGGGAGCGGAGCGGCCGGGGCGACCGGAGCGGCGGGAGTGGACGGCCTGATCGAGGACATCGCCCGGCAGGTGAAGGAGCTGGCACCGCAGCCTCCCTCGGTCCTGTACTCGGGAGCGACCGAACTCTCGTCCTCCGTCGCTCGGCTGCGGCGCGTGGCACGACTGGCCCGGGACACGGCGAACGTTTCCCGGGAGACGCCGAAGGTGTCCCGGGACACGGTGACGGAATCCGTCACACCGGCCCCCGTTACGGAACGCTCCCGCCCCGTATCCCTCCTCACCGAAGCCGACTTCGCCGCCCTCACCGAGTCCCACCGGCACGAGATCCAGGTGCACTGCTACCGCATGACCGGCTCCTACGACGACGCCGAGGACCTCGTGCAGGAGACGTTCCTGCGGGCCTGGCGGGCCCGGGACGGCTTCGAGGGGCGGGCCGGCGCACGCACCTGGCTGTACCGCATCGCCACCAACGCCTGCCTCGACTTCCAGCGCCGCACCGCCCGCCGCCCACAGCGCTACGAACCGATCCCCGGCATGAACCACGGCACCGGCGATCCACCCGCCCGGGTCACCTGGCTGCAGCCCTACCCGGACGACGAGCTGCCCACCGCCGAGGAGGACCGTCCGGACGCCGCCGCCGTCTCCCGCGAGACCCTGGAGCTGGTCTTCCTCGCCGCCATCCAGCATCTGCCGCCCCGCCAGCGCGCCGTGCTGATCCTGCGGGACGTCCTCGGCCTGACCGCGGCCGAGACCGCCGAGGCCCTCGACCTGACCGTGGCCTCCGCCAACAGCGCCCTGCAGCGCGCCCGCCCCACCCTCCGCGACCACCTGCCCCGCAGGCGCGCCGACTGGACCGCCACCGAGCCCACCGAGGCCCAACGCGCCGTCCTGCAGCGGTACATGGCCGCAGCGGAACGGCTCGACCTCGCGGCTATGACCGAGCTGCTGAGCAAGGACGTCACGCTCACCATGCCGCCGAACCCGTTCTGGTTCACGGGCCGCGACGCCCTCGTCGACTTTCTGCTCCCGACCCTCGACCCGGCGTCCCCCATGTTCTTCGGGCACTGGCGCCACCTGCCCGCCCGCGCCAACGGCCAGCTGGCGGCGGGCGGTTACGTCCGCAGGCCAGGAACGAACGTCTACCGCGCCCAGGTCCTCGACGTCCTCCGCTTCGACGGCGACGACCGCGTCGTGGAGGTCATGTCCTTCGAACCGCATCTCTTTCCGGCCTTCGGCCTGCCGCTGCGCCTGTGA
- a CDS encoding LysR family transcriptional regulator, with protein sequence MAEWDIRKLQILRTLRERGTVTATAEALRMTPSAVSQQLTNLAKQLGVPLLEAHGRRVRLTDAARLVLGHAEAVFEQLERADAALAAFAHGEVGEVRVGAFSTAVPALVVPAVKALRTAHPGVSVRVREAEAGEAYELLAAGDVDLALSLAAQAPTAADPRFTRVPLLADPLDVALPRDHALAAADGLRLAGLAGEPWIFGGSGPWSDITRGACEAAGFSPVQAHSAAGWTAILAMVEAGMGVALVPRMAAVGREGVVMRELPADRPRRHVVAAVRKGAEEGAAVGRVLEVLRTVAAGLTEKSVRTRITGTDSR encoded by the coding sequence ATGGCCGAGTGGGACATCCGGAAACTGCAGATCCTGCGGACGCTCAGGGAGCGCGGGACCGTGACCGCGACGGCCGAGGCGCTGCGGATGACGCCGTCAGCCGTGTCGCAGCAGCTGACCAATTTGGCCAAACAGCTCGGCGTGCCCTTGCTGGAGGCGCACGGGCGGCGGGTGCGGCTGACGGACGCGGCGCGGCTGGTGCTCGGGCACGCCGAGGCGGTGTTCGAGCAACTGGAGCGCGCCGACGCCGCGTTGGCGGCCTTCGCGCACGGTGAGGTCGGCGAGGTGCGGGTCGGCGCCTTCTCCACCGCCGTACCCGCCCTCGTCGTACCGGCCGTGAAGGCGCTGCGGACCGCGCACCCCGGGGTGAGCGTGCGGGTGCGCGAGGCGGAGGCCGGGGAGGCGTACGAGCTGCTGGCCGCCGGGGACGTCGACCTCGCGCTGTCCCTCGCCGCACAGGCCCCGACGGCGGCCGACCCCCGCTTCACCCGGGTCCCGCTGCTCGCCGACCCCCTCGACGTCGCCCTGCCCCGCGACCACGCCCTCGCCGCCGCGGACGGGCTGCGGCTCGCCGGTCTCGCCGGGGAGCCGTGGATCTTCGGCGGGAGCGGGCCCTGGTCGGACATCACCCGCGGGGCCTGCGAGGCGGCCGGCTTCAGCCCCGTCCAGGCGCATTCGGCGGCCGGGTGGACGGCGATCCTGGCGATGGTCGAGGCCGGGATGGGGGTCGCGCTCGTACCGCGCATGGCGGCCGTGGGAAGGGAGGGCGTGGTCATGCGGGAACTGCCGGCGGACCGGCCGAGACGGCACGTGGTGGCGGCCGTACGGAAGGGGGCCGAGGAGGGGGCGGCGGTGGGGCGGGTGCTGGAGGTGTTGCGGACCGTTGCCGCGGGCCTCACCGAGAAGTCGGTTCGGACCCGCATCACGGGCACCGACTCGCGATAG
- a CDS encoding DMT family transporter has translation MAAVLHRTAPTTKTSSVTRTAPRDALLRGLAFAALATLVWSGSFVTSRALHDSVPPVQQAFWRWLVALVAVAPFGARQAWRQRQLIRSHLGFVLLASLLGVSVYNTLVNQAGLTVPAAGMGMIMAASPVLMAVFERVGGVRLGARRVAGLLMACGGVLLLMGGGAGFSLGDLWMIAAACCFGSYSAVLRRKPAELGGAAFLFTMFLLGDAMLLPAFGVSLAVQGGFQPTAGTVLPLLYVGIASSAVAFFAWNRAIALVGPARAGAVYHLQPVCVALLSRAVLGETLGQARLLCMSLIVGGVVLGAAV, from the coding sequence GTGGCCGCCGTCCTGCACCGGACCGCCCCTACGACCAAGACCTCCTCCGTCACCCGCACCGCGCCCCGCGACGCCCTCCTCCGCGGGCTCGCGTTCGCCGCGCTGGCCACCCTCGTGTGGTCCGGCAGCTTCGTCACCTCCCGGGCCCTGCACGACAGCGTGCCTCCGGTGCAGCAGGCCTTCTGGCGCTGGCTGGTGGCGCTCGTCGCCGTCGCTCCCTTCGGAGCCCGACAGGCCTGGCGGCAACGGCAGTTGATACGGAGTCACCTCGGCTTCGTGCTGCTCGCCTCGCTCCTCGGCGTGAGCGTCTACAACACCCTCGTCAACCAGGCGGGGCTGACCGTCCCGGCCGCCGGCATGGGCATGATCATGGCCGCCTCGCCGGTGCTGATGGCGGTGTTCGAGAGGGTGGGCGGTGTGCGGCTGGGGGCACGCAGGGTCGCCGGACTGCTGATGGCGTGCGGGGGCGTGCTGCTGCTCATGGGAGGCGGGGCCGGCTTCTCCCTGGGTGACCTCTGGATGATCGCCGCCGCGTGCTGCTTCGGCTCCTACAGCGCGGTACTGCGGCGCAAACCGGCCGAACTCGGCGGCGCGGCCTTCCTGTTCACCATGTTCCTGCTGGGCGACGCCATGCTGCTGCCCGCCTTCGGGGTCAGCCTCGCCGTCCAGGGCGGGTTCCAGCCGACGGCCGGCACGGTCCTTCCGCTGCTCTACGTCGGGATCGCCTCCTCGGCCGTGGCCTTCTTCGCCTGGAACAGGGCGATCGCGCTCGTCGGTCCGGCTCGTGCCGGAGCCGTCTACCACCTTCAGCCGGTGTGCGTGGCTCTGCTGTCCCGGGCCGTGCTCGGTGAGACGCTCGGCCAGGCACGGTTGCTGTGCATGTCGCTGATCGTCGGCGGAGTGGTGCTCGGCGCCGCCGTATAG
- a CDS encoding EamA family transporter — translation MPANRSALMSLTALTALAPVSWGTTYAVTTQFLPPDRPLFTGLVRALPAGLLLLGITRVLPRGAWWWKAAVLGALNIGAFFPLLFLSAYRLPGGMAAVVGSVGPLFVAGLAAVLLGERPTLRTLLTGIAAAFGVTLVVLKAAGALDGLGVLAALAATASMSTGTVLTKRWGRPEGVGPLALTGWQLTAGGLLIAPLALLVEGAPPALDGRAVGGYLYLALANTAVAYWLWFRGIGRLTATQVTFLGPLSPLTAAIVGWAALDQALTPLQLTGMALAFGATVAGQLRPRGTRQSFSSAEHIGQKHSMDVTGAALRR, via the coding sequence ATGCCCGCGAACCGCAGCGCTCTCATGTCCCTCACCGCCCTCACCGCCCTCGCCCCCGTCTCCTGGGGCACCACGTACGCCGTCACCACCCAGTTCCTGCCGCCCGACCGCCCGCTCTTCACCGGCCTGGTGCGTGCTCTCCCCGCCGGCCTGCTGCTCCTCGGGATCACCCGTGTCCTTCCGCGCGGCGCCTGGTGGTGGAAGGCCGCGGTCCTCGGCGCACTCAACATCGGCGCCTTCTTCCCCCTCCTCTTCCTCTCCGCCTACCGGCTGCCGGGCGGCATGGCGGCGGTCGTGGGGTCGGTCGGCCCACTGTTCGTCGCCGGGCTCGCGGCGGTGCTGCTGGGGGAGCGGCCGACCCTGCGGACGCTGCTCACGGGGATCGCGGCGGCCTTCGGCGTCACTCTCGTCGTACTGAAGGCGGCCGGGGCGCTGGACGGGCTGGGCGTCCTGGCGGCCCTCGCCGCCACCGCGTCCATGTCCACCGGCACGGTGCTCACCAAGCGGTGGGGCCGCCCCGAGGGTGTCGGCCCGCTTGCCCTCACCGGCTGGCAGCTCACCGCGGGCGGCCTGCTCATCGCGCCCCTCGCCCTCCTGGTCGAGGGCGCGCCGCCCGCGCTCGACGGCCGCGCCGTCGGCGGCTACCTCTATCTCGCCCTCGCCAATACGGCGGTCGCGTACTGGCTCTGGTTCCGCGGCATCGGCCGGCTCACCGCCACACAGGTCACCTTCCTCGGCCCGCTGTCACCGCTGACGGCGGCGATCGTCGGCTGGGCGGCCCTCGACCAGGCGCTGACACCCCTTCAGCTGACGGGCATGGCCCTGGCCTTCGGGGCGACGGTGGCCGGGCAGCTCCGGCCGAGGGGGACCCGGCAATCGTTCAGTTCAGCTGAACATATCGGTCAAAAACATTCGATGGACGTGACAGGTGCGGCGCTGCGACGGTAG
- a CDS encoding MarR family winged helix-turn-helix transcriptional regulator, whose protein sequence is MTAQHNDPVDAIIGQWAEVRPDLDTAAMEVFGRIFRLSRTMGDRMERAYAPYGISRGEFDVLATLRRSGEPYTLSPRQLSGTLMLTTGGMTGRLDKLERAGLLRRSPDPHDRRALQVTLTDKGLAIIDEAVGAGLAAETEALSALGAERAGQLADLLRELLAGTATGAGRP, encoded by the coding sequence ATGACTGCGCAGCACAACGACCCCGTCGACGCGATCATCGGCCAGTGGGCCGAGGTGCGGCCCGATCTCGACACCGCCGCGATGGAGGTCTTCGGGCGGATCTTCCGGCTGTCGCGCACGATGGGCGACCGGATGGAGCGGGCGTACGCGCCCTACGGGATCTCGCGCGGCGAGTTCGACGTCCTCGCCACGCTGCGCCGCTCCGGCGAGCCGTACACCCTCTCGCCCCGCCAGCTGTCCGGCACGCTGATGCTCACCACGGGCGGCATGACCGGCCGCCTCGACAAACTGGAGCGGGCCGGCCTGCTGCGCCGCTCCCCCGACCCGCACGACCGCCGTGCGCTCCAAGTGACGCTCACGGACAAGGGGTTGGCCATCATCGACGAGGCGGTCGGCGCCGGCCTCGCCGCCGAGACCGAGGCCCTGTCCGCCCTGGGCGCCGAACGGGCCGGCCAACTGGCCGACCTGCTGCGGGAGTTGCTCGCGGGGACGGCCACGGGGGCCGGCCGGCCCTGA
- a CDS encoding FAD-dependent monooxygenase, producing the protein MNGTGTNSTGTNSTRHPVIVVGAGPAGLLLAGDLATAGVPVTLLEKRPHCTSNLSRAFVLHARTLEQLDARGLADGLESTGRRLDSLRLFGRLTVDLGTLPSRFNHLLVIPQYEVEKTLERRAVEAGVDFRYETELTGLAQDADGVTAEVRGPGGEADRLRAAYAVGTDGMRSAVREAIGLPFPGRSVIRSVVLADVRLAEEPENLLTVNAVGDAFAFLAPFGDGYHRVIAWNRARDVPDSELLDLDEVKEVTRLAFGRDFGMRDARWMSRFHSDERQAPAYRVGRVFLAGDAAHVHTPAGGQGMNTGLQDSANLSWKLAAVVQGHADAALLDTYQAERHPVGRAVLRSSGGIVRLAMAKRSWELALRSALTTFLDTVGPARRKGVGQITGIGYRYPAPRGAHRLTGTRVPDVALEGGRLYEALRGGRFVLITPEAYEDQGARKDRLAVERWASGRRSTVLVRPDGYVAWAADSADAATIEEAVARHLG; encoded by the coding sequence ATGAACGGCACCGGCACCAACAGCACCGGCACCAACAGCACCCGGCACCCCGTGATCGTCGTCGGCGCGGGCCCCGCCGGCCTTCTGCTGGCCGGAGATCTCGCCACCGCCGGTGTTCCCGTCACCCTTCTCGAAAAGCGCCCGCACTGCACCAGCAACCTCTCCCGCGCCTTCGTCCTGCACGCCCGTACCCTCGAACAGCTCGACGCCCGCGGTCTCGCCGACGGCCTGGAGTCGACCGGCCGCCGCCTCGACAGCCTGCGCCTCTTCGGCCGCCTCACCGTCGATCTCGGCACGCTCCCCTCCCGCTTCAACCACCTTCTCGTCATCCCGCAGTACGAGGTGGAGAAGACCCTGGAGCGGCGTGCCGTCGAGGCGGGCGTCGACTTCCGGTACGAGACCGAGCTGACCGGGCTGGCCCAGGACGCGGACGGGGTGACGGCCGAGGTCCGCGGACCCGGCGGGGAGGCGGACCGCCTGCGCGCCGCGTACGCCGTCGGCACGGACGGCATGCGCAGTGCCGTGCGCGAAGCGATCGGGCTGCCCTTCCCCGGTCGCTCCGTCATCCGTTCGGTCGTCCTCGCGGACGTGCGGCTGGCCGAGGAACCCGAGAACCTGCTGACCGTCAACGCCGTCGGCGACGCCTTCGCCTTCCTCGCGCCGTTCGGCGACGGCTACCACCGCGTCATCGCCTGGAACCGGGCCCGTGACGTCCCCGACAGCGAGCTCCTTGACCTGGATGAGGTCAAGGAGGTCACCCGGCTCGCCTTCGGCCGTGACTTCGGTATGCGCGACGCCCGCTGGATGTCCCGCTTCCACAGCGACGAACGCCAGGCGCCCGCCTACCGCGTGGGCCGCGTCTTCCTCGCCGGGGACGCCGCGCACGTCCACACCCCGGCCGGCGGCCAGGGCATGAACACCGGCCTGCAGGACTCGGCCAACCTGAGCTGGAAGCTCGCCGCCGTCGTCCAGGGTCACGCGGACGCGGCCCTCCTCGACACCTACCAGGCCGAGCGCCACCCCGTCGGCCGGGCCGTCCTGCGCAGCAGTGGCGGCATCGTCCGCCTCGCGATGGCCAAGCGCTCCTGGGAACTGGCGCTGCGGTCCGCGCTCACCACCTTCCTCGACACCGTCGGTCCCGCCCGGCGCAAGGGGGTCGGCCAGATCACGGGCATCGGCTACCGCTACCCCGCCCCCCGCGGCGCCCACCGCCTCACCGGCACCCGCGTCCCGGACGTCGCCCTGGAGGGCGGCCGCCTCTACGAGGCCCTGCGCGGCGGCCGGTTCGTGCTGATCACCCCGGAGGCGTACGAGGATCAGGGCGCCCGCAAGGACCGGCTGGCGGTGGAGCGCTGGGCGAGCGGCCGGCGCTCGACCGTCCTGGTCCGCCCCGACGGGTACGTGGCCTGGGCGGCGGACTCGGCGGACGCGGCGACGATCGAGGAGGCGGTCGCGCGCCACTTGGGCTGA
- a CDS encoding TetR/AcrR family transcriptional regulator has product MRASDSSSTESGTGGGRRRSKDTRDAILAAARERFAADGYERATIRAIAKDAGIDPSMVMRYYGNKEGLFAAAVSIDLSMPDPGSLLRQDVGRTLVAHFLGMWEENEVLTALLRVGVTNRAGAERMQSVFRDRLIPVAREVCPDPEQAPARAALGAAQLLGLALTRYVLRFPATVALSREEIVAWLAPTLQRYLTAPSP; this is encoded by the coding sequence GTGAGAGCCAGTGACAGCAGCAGTACGGAATCCGGTACCGGCGGTGGCCGCCGCCGTTCGAAGGACACCCGTGACGCCATCCTCGCCGCGGCCCGCGAACGCTTCGCCGCCGACGGCTACGAGCGGGCCACCATCCGCGCGATCGCCAAGGACGCCGGCATCGACCCGTCCATGGTGATGCGCTATTACGGCAACAAGGAGGGCCTGTTCGCGGCGGCGGTCTCCATCGATCTGTCGATGCCGGATCCGGGTTCGCTGCTGCGGCAGGACGTCGGCCGGACGCTCGTGGCGCATTTCCTCGGCATGTGGGAGGAGAACGAGGTACTGACGGCCCTGCTCCGGGTGGGGGTGACCAATCGCGCCGGGGCCGAGCGGATGCAGTCCGTCTTCCGGGACCGGCTGATTCCGGTCGCCCGCGAGGTGTGCCCCGATCCCGAACAGGCCCCGGCGCGGGCCGCGCTCGGTGCCGCGCAGCTGCTGGGGCTGGCGCTCACGCGCTACGTGCTGCGGTTTCCGGCGACCGTGGCGCTCAGCCGCGAGGAGATCGTGGCATGGCTGGCACCGACCCTGCAGCGGTATCTCACTGCGCCGAGCCCCTGA